A stretch of DNA from Triticum dicoccoides isolate Atlit2015 ecotype Zavitan chromosome 2A, WEW_v2.0, whole genome shotgun sequence:
CTCCTTCCACCACACTCAAGAACAAGAGTTTGGCATACAGAGGCATCGACGAGACCATTCATCAAGAATGTTGGTTCGGGATTAAAGTAGTCCTCGTAGAGCAGCCGTGCTTCGAAGACCCTATCCCGGTTTAGAACTCTTCTACTGTTGATCGAACCCTTGAAGTTTAGAATGTGCTCCACCTCTCGGCCCATTTCTCGTTGGATGCTCACGATCGAACCCTTGAAGGCAAGACGATGGATTCGAATGGTTCATCGAATGAGGACTATGCACCGACAAAGCTTGATGAATTAATTCAAATGGAGATCGTTGATTCGTAGGATTCGAACGAAGAAACGGAGATgttaatcacaaaaaaactggtcgAACAATGTGTCGAGCTCATTGAGGGCAAGATGCATACTGAGAGGAGCCGAATGTACCATGGAGGTGTTCGGGCTAACTAGAGTGTCTGTGGCGGCGAGAGTATAGGGGAGAAGTGTTGTCACGCATGCTGATGGCGTTGATGGCTCGGTACGACAACGAAGATAAGGGAGGGCCGGCACGGACGAGGGGGAAGAGAGTAGAGGAAAATGGCTGGTCCAACAAGTTGCAATTTACGGTGTGTCCTCCCTATCGAGTCCGACGTGGCGAACGTGCCCGGGCTTCCCCATATCTGCCCCACTTTTTAGCTAGATATGAGGGATTCTGGTCAGCCCGGAGGTTTACCGACGCTATGTGGCGCCCACATGGTTCGTGTTTTCTTGACCGGTCGGTGACCAGACTGTCTGTCCAGGCTTACAAAGGGTTTGGAGagcccggttgtagatgctctaatatcACTAGTTTACTTCAGCAGTCTCCATCGGCAACAAGTCGTTAATCCCCATTTGTGTATTTATCCTCTCCCAGTCCGTTTGGGCTACCATCAGCCATAGCGCATGATCCGGATTTGATGTCTGCGTTTGATTGGCTCTGGCTCCTATCACTGCTTTGCAGAACACATCCACGTGACAATGTGTGCTTTGGTGGGAGTTGCTCTGACTAGACACACCCATGACCCACATCTTCATCTTGGACTGAAATATATAAGTTGCACCGTGTGGAGTTAAAAAATACACTTGCCCTTTTGCTGATTTTTTCTTTTTAAGAAAAAAAGGAACATCATGGGCACACGCTCGCCTTCAACTTGGCGTTGCAGACCATGCATGGGCACACGCGGACGCGATATCTTTCCCGCCGCAGAATCGTCACGTTGTACACGACCAGGCGAATATATCCAGGGCTCCCGTGCGCAAGGGACCAGCGGCCGCGCTCCCCGTGTGGGCGGCCGTGTGGCCCCGCGGACCGAAAACAACTAGGCGGCGGTAGGTGACGACCCGCGCCGGTCGGTGGCGGTGCCATGCCAGTGCGCCTCGACTGTTGGCAGCTGCAGTTGTATGCGGGGCCACGCCAGGCGGCCGGCGCGGCACCGCCCACCGTCCACCTGCCACAGCCGTGCAACCCGGAGCTCGTCGCCGTTGACAAAAACGCGCGGCTCGCGCGCCCCGTGGCACCGAGGACGGCGACGAGAGAGAGCGTGCCGCCAAAAAACGCCTTTTTCCATCTCAAGCTCAGCCGGCGGCGCCTCATTTATTCGGCCCGCGTGACGCTGCTACGGTGTGGCGTGATGTCGCTGGCGACCGTGCCGCGCCATCTTTGGCAATTGGCGACATGGCAACGATCCTCGTTATTACGTACGTACGTGAACGGGTCGCGCGAGGCCCAACTTCCTCCGGTCGCCACCCGCGACTTTCGCCGCCACGACAAGTCCTTGTTTATACTCCACCTCACTCCGTTTTCTCACCCCTTCTTGGAGTACAGACCGAACGCCTGCTACTATTCCGTTCCGCACTGACCGGGTTGACCAAACAACGCGGCTTGGCTTGGCTTGCTTCCCTTCCGTGCGTGGAGGGTGGCCCGAAGCAAAGATAAACAAAGAACATCCCGAAAACAAACGCAGATCTAAGATTTTGTGCCCAGATGCCAAATCCATCGGAACGACGCATAGTTTACTCCTGCTGCGACCATCACGAGGCGCGCAGGGTGTCTCGAACCTGCTCGGAAAACGacggcccggcgcgcgcgcgcgctcgCAGTGCGCATGGCAATGCCAGATTTCATccgtttccttcacttttcctggtGATGGTCTCCTCCCAGCGACAGTGAGCGGGCGGGCGCGACCAGTCACCAGCACGATCACCGCGGAAAAGGGGCCACACGCGGCTCCACGGTGGACGCCCAGAAGGGCCAGCCGGGGCGCGACCAGGACGACGCGGTGGCAGCGTGACTGGCGTCGGCGACACGGTCGCCCCCCCTCGGCCCGGACGccactcgatcgctcgctcgccagcCAAAGCCAACGCCGAATCCCGCGGGGAGCGCACCGGTCGTCCCTGTCGTTGAAGCGGTCAGCCGCGGCCGCGCACACCagcccgcctccttcctcctcctcgccccaCCCAGCGCATATAAATATTTCTCCGGCGCGCGCGCATCGTTTTACATGAGCTCAGCTCCTCCGTCTCCACTCCAAACCTCGCCATTATTCTATTGCTCGCAAGCCCAACAGGGACgcgtctctctgcctcctcgcttcCATCGCACGTAGAGTACTACAAGAAGAAGAGCCGCATCGGGCTGCCCGGTCTGGACTCCCGCGACGACTAGCGAGAGCTGCCTACATATAGCTAGCTTCCAAGGATTGGATTTGGAGGAGAGGCGGCTCGattccgaggaggaagaagaagctgcaAGAGCACGCAAAGCGGGACGTCTCGTTCTCGTCTCGAGTGGACGCCGAGGGAAAGTGGGAGATTTTGCGGTGAGTGGGTGCGCTTTCTGTTAGCTGTGCTCGAGTGCCTCCGTCCTGTTCTTCCTCCTTTCCGGAAACAACAAATTGGACGAAGAAATTGGTGCCAAAGCGCTAACGATTTTATGCTTTCATCTGTCAACGCAGGCCGCGAATTTGATTGATCGAGTGATGCTCTGGGGCCTTGTCGGCTCATGGCGATCTCGGACACCAGCGGCGGGGCTCGCCACGTGAGGTGCCCCAGGTGCCGCAGCGTCCTCCAGGAGCCCGCCGGCGTCCCCGTGTACCAATGCGGCGGGTGCGGCGCCAGCCTCCGAGGTAAATTCGAGCTCCACTCCGGTGATTGGATCTTCGCATTTCCATGTTATTTGTCCCGGGTTTCTGATTGGATTTCGTTTTCTGGTTGCGCAGCGAAACTTCCCGGCGGCGACACGCGCGGCGCGTCCGTCAGCGCTGCTCCGTCCACGGAGAGCGTCCTGCCGTCTCCTCGCCGGAGCCAGGCTCAGAGCGGCCAGTTGGGCGGCTCCGGGGATGTCGCGAGCACCAGTGGCACGACTCCTGACGCCCCGAGCACCAGCTACCGAGGCGCCGGCACGACGAGCCGACGCGAGGCCGGTGATCTCACGCCGCCGGTCGTTGAGAGGAAGGGGCGTGATCACCACCGGAGTGCCGATCAGGCGGAAGCTGCTGGCAGTTCTCAACCGCGCATCACAAGGGGTGCGGTCAGTGCTCCCAACGCCAGTGCTGCCCCGTCTTCAGCGAGTGTCCTGCCGTCTCCTCGCCGGAGCCAGACTAAGAGCAGCCACTTTGGCTCCGGGGATGTCGCGAGCACCAGCGCCCCCGCCCCGACTCCTGATGTTCGAACCACCAGCCCCCGGGACGCCGGCACGACAAGCCGACGCGAGACCGGCAGGGCCGTGGGCACGAGCGGCGATCAAACGCCAGCGAGGAAGCATCACTCCTCGGCGCAATCGCCGCCGATCGTCGAGAAGAAGGGGCATGATCACCATCACCGGAGTGCCGATCAGGAGGAAGCTGGTGGCAGCTCCGAACATCGCAGGGGGAGGGGCGCGGTCAGTGCTCCCGCcgccggtgcaaacttcgccgagatGCGAGGTTCAGAGAGGGCACGTGATGCCGAGCCTGAAACTGATGCCGCGAGGAAGAAAAGTCCAAGTCCAAGCAGAGCGGAAGCTGCGCCAATGCCTGATCGCGCCGCGGATTCCCGGTCTGCGCCGGCAGCGGCGAGCTGGAAACGGCGAGACGATGCCGCGGCGGCGCAGGTGCCGGCTGTGACGGAGGAAAAGGCACCGAGCCCTCCTCGGCACGCGCCGCAGAAGATGAGTCCCCTCCACGAGAAGATCCTGAAGACGGTGGACGAGCTCAAAGGCGACCTCTCCGAGCTCTTCAGCCAGCCTCCGGAGGCCAAGCCAAGGACACCATCGCGTCCGCCTCGTCGTCCCAGGCAAGAAGGCCACGCCCCTCACCCGGCCGTCCCTACCAGCAGAGCTCGCCATGCCACCACCGCGGCCGCTCTGCACCACCGCGGCAACGCGGGCAAGCACGGACAGGCTACCCTCCGCGGTCTGCCGTCGCGGCGGTATCGCCGGTGCAGGGCTGACCCGTGCGGCGGCCACGACGCGCGCCCGGCAGGAGCATGCCGGCACAGCTGCTGCGACCACGTCAGGCCTGAGTGCGGCAGCTGCAGGGGGCACTGCTGCCGCCCGTCGAGAGCGCAGGAGCCCGCGCGGCCGGCCGCAGCGGAGGCCAAGAAGCGCGCGCCGCCGCCGAGGCACCACTGCCGGCCGGTCCTGAAGGGCGCGCCGTTCATCGTCTGCTCCAGCTGCTTCACGCTCGTCCAGGTGCCCGCGGGGTTCGCCGTGGCGAGCGCCAAGGTGCGCGACCTGCGGTGCGGCGCCTGCTCGGCCGTGCTCTCCTACTCCTACCGCGACCCGGACAGGAAGAAGCCCGCCGACGAGTGCAGCACGGCCGGCTCCTCCCCCGCGCGCCACGTCGGCGCGCGGCCGGACCTGTTCTCGTTCTTCGAGGACTTCGCGGCGGAGTACGGGGCGAGCAGCTACTCCACCACGGAGGACGAGCAGCCGCTGCACGTGTCGAGGAACTCGTCCTTCGACACCGTCGTCGCggcgggggaggaggcggcggcggcgcggcggcacagCCACAGCCTGCACCGTCTCATGGGGTACGGCTCGGCGAGCGAGCTGCTGCTGCGGCGCTCCCCGAGCCTGTACGAGTACGGGAGCCCCGGCAAGAGGTCGACGCCGCCGTCGGACGCCAGCAGGCGGCACGACGACAGGAAGGGGAAGGGCATCTGCGTGGAGGACTTCACCGGCGACGAGGACTCGGACGACAGTTGCACGCTGAGGCGGTCGAACGGGAGAAGATCTGGCTGGACGCCCGGCCACGGGGTTCCGGCGGCGGGAGCCATCAGGATCAGGTAGCGGCAGAGGAGCTCGGCTCGTCGTATATACTGTAGAAAGAAGGTAGTTTCAGTTCAGGCCATGGAATTCTGATGGTATTTTTCGGGTGTTGGAATTCTGATAGACAGAGTGGATTGTTGTTTAGATTTACCGTTTGGTTAGATTGGTGAGGTGGTGTGCACATTTGGTTGATTTCTTCATTTTTGAGTGCAACGATGTTGCAGAAGTGTAGATACTCAGTCTCTCAATGTTGTGATTCTCAGGATAAGGGAAGATCTAGCGAAGATCTTCAGGTCCTTTCTGAAAGTTTTAACTGACCAAGTACAGTTCTAAAATCAAGTTCATTTGTTACATTAACTAGCTGAATGTTTGTAAGTTGCCACGGGGTAACAGAAAAATATACATTGACATACGAGGTTTAATTTGAAAACGTTTGTTGAACATGATGATTATCTtctatcttctatatctaaatagctagcctcattaacatatttctctcaacatgcaagcatgacacctcatcattcaacatgcatagaaaaggcccacctcaacatgcaactatggatattaaaaatccacttcaacatgcaaacatgcatgcatgAAAAATCCATTCTATTATGGTATTAAATTT
This window harbors:
- the LOC119353270 gene encoding protein ENHANCED DISEASE RESISTANCE 4-like; protein product: MAISDTSGGARHVRCPRCRSVLQEPAGVPVYQCGGCGASLRAKLPGGDTRGASVSAAPSTESVLPSPRRSQAQSGQLGGSGDVASTSGTTPDAPSTSYRGAGTTSRREAGDLTPPVVERKGRDHHRSADQAEAAGSSQPRITRGAVSAPNASAAPSSASVLPSPRRSQTKSSHFGSGDVASTSAPAPTPDVRTTSPRDAGTTSRRETGRAVGTSGDQTPARKHHSSAQSPPIVEKKGHDHHHRSADQEEAGGSSEHRRGRGAVSAPAAGANFAEMRGSERARDAEPETDAARKKSPSPSRAEAAPMPDRAADSRSAPAAASWKRRDDAAAAQVPAVTEEKAPSPPRHAPQKMSPLHEKILKTVDELKGDLSELFSQPPEAKPRTPSRPPRRPRQEGHAPHPAVPTSRARHATTAAALHHRGNAGKHGQATLRGLPSRRYRRCRADPCGGHDARPAGACRHSCCDHVRPECGSCRGHCCRPSRAQEPARPAAAEAKKRAPPPRHHCRPVLKGAPFIVCSSCFTLVQVPAGFAVASAKVRDLRCGACSAVLSYSYRDPDRKKPADECSTAGSSPARHVGARPDLFSFFEDFAAEYGASSYSTTEDEQPLHVSRNSSFDTVVAAGEEAAAARRHSHSLHRLMGYGSASELLLRRSPSLYEYGSPGKRSTPPSDASRRHDDRKGKGICVEDFTGDEDSDDSCTLRRSNGRRSGWTPGHGVPAAGAIRIR